Proteins encoded in a region of the Anoxybacillus amylolyticus genome:
- a CDS encoding carbohydrate ABC transporter permease, with the protein METSMYQSGHRKIALGLSVIPGLGQLYNRQYVKGVCFLILAVSYYIVFADLLDIGLWGIVTLGEVIGRDHSIFLLVEGILAVIILIFGLGFYAFNFYDAYKNGQKRDLGLKISSLREQYHTLIDNGFPYLMISPGFILLVFVVVFPIIFVVLLAFTNYDLYHSPPAKLVDWVGLQNFIDLVKLDLWRKTFVNVLAWTIVWTFGATTLQIAIGIFLAIVVNQKDLKGKAIIRTIFILPWAVPAFVSILVFSGMFNESFGVINKTILASLGISPVDWMTDPFWTKVALILIQSWLGFPFIFAMTTGVLQAIPDELYEAATVDGATAWQKFTKITLPLVLYAIAPILITQYTFNFNNFNIIYLFNGGGPAVSGQNAGATDILISWIYRLTMTSAQYSKAAAITLLLSLVVVSVALWQFRKTKSFKEEDMM; encoded by the coding sequence ATGGAAACATCAATGTACCAGTCTGGCCATCGGAAGATCGCGCTTGGTCTATCCGTTATACCAGGTCTTGGCCAGTTATACAACCGTCAATATGTCAAGGGTGTTTGTTTTCTTATTTTAGCAGTTTCCTATTATATTGTGTTTGCAGATTTGCTAGATATTGGCTTATGGGGAATAGTGACGCTTGGAGAAGTGATCGGGCGTGACCATTCGATTTTTTTACTTGTCGAGGGCATTTTGGCTGTCATTATTTTAATATTTGGGCTTGGTTTTTACGCGTTTAATTTTTACGATGCGTACAAAAACGGACAAAAGCGAGATTTAGGGCTGAAAATTAGTTCGTTGCGCGAGCAATACCATACACTTATTGACAACGGATTTCCATATTTAATGATTTCGCCAGGATTTATTCTCCTCGTTTTTGTTGTCGTTTTTCCGATTATTTTTGTTGTGTTACTAGCGTTCACAAACTATGATCTATATCATTCACCACCAGCAAAATTAGTGGATTGGGTCGGTTTACAAAACTTTATTGATTTAGTCAAACTTGACCTTTGGCGAAAAACGTTTGTTAACGTGTTAGCATGGACGATTGTTTGGACGTTCGGGGCAACAACGTTGCAGATCGCTATCGGCATTTTTTTGGCGATTGTTGTTAATCAAAAAGATTTAAAGGGAAAAGCCATTATTCGCACGATTTTCATTTTACCATGGGCAGTGCCAGCATTTGTTTCCATTCTCGTCTTTTCCGGTATGTTTAATGAATCGTTCGGGGTTATTAATAAAACGATTTTAGCGTCGCTCGGCATTAGTCCTGTTGATTGGATGACTGATCCATTTTGGACGAAAGTAGCGCTTATTCTCATTCAATCATGGTTAGGCTTTCCTTTTATTTTTGCGATGACGACCGGTGTGTTACAAGCGATTCCGGATGAGTTGTACGAAGCGGCAACCGTAGATGGGGCGACAGCGTGGCAGAAATTTACGAAAATTACACTTCCGCTCGTGTTGTATGCGATTGCGCCAATTTTAATTACACAATACACGTTTAATTTTAATAATTTCAATATTATTTACTTATTTAATGGGGGTGGTCCAGCCGTTTCTGGACAAAACGCTGGGGCAACAGACATTTTAATTTCGTGGATTTACCGTTTAACGATGACGTCTGCCCAATATTCCAAAGCAGCGGCAATTACGTTGCTTTTATCACTTGTCGTTGTATCTGTAGCGCTATGGCAATTTAGAAAAACAAAATCATTTAAAGAAGAGGATATGATGTAA
- a CDS encoding alpha-glycosidase translates to MLKEAVYHRPTDQFAYAYDDKTLHIRLRTKKSDVQAVSLLHGDPYYWEDSGWQFTKTEMTKSGSDTLFDYWWVPISPPYRRLRYGFELVSGNDRCVYTEKGFFHQAPIDDIAYYFCFPFLNPIDVFDAPKWVKDTVWYQIFPERFANGDPSLNPKETIPWGSADPTATSFFGGDFAGIMERLDYLVELGVNGIYFTPIFKASSNHKYDTIDYFEIDPQFGDKRTFKRLVERCHQKGIRVMLDAVFNHSGHFFAPFQDVLKHGEKSKYKDWFHIHEFPLQTEPLPNYDTFAFVPTMPKLNTENQEVKQYLLDVATYWIREFDIDGWRLDVANEVDHQFWREFRQAVKAVKQDVYILGEIWHDAMPWLRGDQFDAVMNYPFTNGVLRYFAKNEMKKASEFAHSITNVLHSYPNNVNEVAFNLLGSHDTPRILTECRENKEKVKLMFTFQFSFTGTPCIYYGDEIGLTGGQDPLCRKCMVWEEEKQDRDLFAHVQKLISLRRAYRSFSRGELRFIEANDETNHLVYTKTYEQETIVCLLNNSDRKLDITLPISVKRKKITDLWTNKQFVSEENEWTVTLAPYGFLMLLVE, encoded by the coding sequence ATGTTAAAGGAAGCTGTATACCACCGTCCAACCGATCAGTTCGCCTATGCTTATGACGACAAAACATTGCACATTCGGTTGCGAACGAAGAAAAGCGATGTTCAGGCTGTGTCCCTTCTACATGGCGACCCTTATTACTGGGAAGATAGTGGATGGCAGTTTACAAAAACAGAGATGACAAAAAGCGGATCAGATACCTTGTTTGACTATTGGTGGGTCCCTATATCGCCGCCATATCGACGTCTACGCTACGGATTTGAGCTTGTGTCAGGAAACGATAGATGCGTTTATACGGAAAAAGGTTTTTTTCATCAAGCACCTATTGATGATATTGCTTATTATTTCTGCTTCCCATTTTTAAATCCAATCGACGTATTTGACGCGCCAAAGTGGGTAAAAGATACGGTTTGGTATCAAATTTTCCCTGAGCGGTTCGCAAATGGTGATCCGTCCTTGAACCCGAAAGAAACGATCCCGTGGGGAAGTGCCGATCCGACTGCGACGAGCTTTTTTGGTGGTGATTTTGCTGGCATTATGGAGCGGCTTGATTATTTAGTCGAGCTAGGAGTGAACGGGATTTATTTCACTCCGATTTTTAAAGCATCGTCCAATCATAAATACGATACAATTGATTATTTCGAGATTGATCCACAATTTGGTGACAAACGAACATTTAAGCGCCTTGTCGAGCGTTGCCACCAAAAAGGCATTCGTGTGATGCTTGATGCGGTATTTAATCATAGTGGGCATTTTTTCGCTCCATTTCAAGATGTTCTAAAGCATGGAGAAAAATCAAAATATAAAGATTGGTTCCATATCCACGAGTTTCCATTACAAACCGAACCATTACCGAACTATGATACATTTGCCTTCGTGCCAACCATGCCAAAATTAAATACGGAAAATCAAGAAGTTAAACAATATCTATTAGATGTAGCAACATATTGGATTCGCGAATTTGATATTGACGGTTGGCGTTTAGATGTCGCCAATGAAGTTGATCATCAATTTTGGCGTGAGTTTCGTCAAGCAGTAAAAGCGGTAAAACAAGACGTATATATTCTTGGAGAAATTTGGCACGATGCAATGCCTTGGTTACGCGGTGACCAGTTTGATGCGGTGATGAACTATCCATTTACAAATGGCGTATTGCGTTATTTTGCTAAAAACGAAATGAAAAAAGCAAGCGAATTTGCTCATTCGATTACAAACGTGCTCCATTCGTATCCAAACAACGTAAATGAAGTAGCGTTCAATTTACTTGGCAGCCACGACACTCCCCGCATTTTAACGGAATGTAGGGAAAATAAGGAAAAAGTAAAGCTGATGTTTACTTTCCAATTTTCGTTCACAGGGACTCCGTGCATTTATTATGGCGATGAAATTGGACTAACTGGCGGACAAGACCCGTTGTGCCGCAAATGCATGGTCTGGGAGGAAGAAAAGCAAGACCGCGATTTATTCGCCCACGTCCAAAAATTGATTTCGTTGCGCCGCGCCTATCGCTCTTTTTCACGAGGCGAGCTGCGCTTTATTGAAGCGAACGACGAAACAAACCATCTCGTCTATACTAAAACATATGAACAAGAAACGATTGTATGCCTACTCAACAATAGCGACCGAAAGCTTGACATCACATTGCCCATTTCGGTAAAAAGAAAAAAGATTACTGATTTATGGACAAATAAGCAATTTGTGTCAGAAGAAAACGAATGGACCGTAACGCTTGCGCCATATGGATTTCTTATGTTACTAGTTGAGTAA
- a CDS encoding sugar ABC transporter permease — translation MDMKKQKIVRLTLSYAVILVMTIIIVYPLLWVVGSSFNPGQSLSGSKMIPDHATLIHYKELFDTSKSDYLIWYANSLKISTLTMIFSVILVSLTAYSFSRYRFVGRQNGLITFLVLQMIPNFAALIAIYVLGLLTKLIDTHLGLILVYVGGAIPMNTWLMKGYLDTIPKELDESARIDGAGHLRIFFQIIMPLAKPIIAVIALFTFIAPFGDFILASVLLRSKEKYTLAVGLYDLVAKQFGNEFTTFAAGSVLIALPIAILFLSFQKYFISGLTAGGTKG, via the coding sequence ATGGATATGAAAAAACAAAAAATTGTCCGCTTGACGCTGTCGTATGCGGTCATTTTGGTGATGACGATCATTATTGTGTATCCACTTCTTTGGGTTGTTGGCTCGTCATTTAATCCTGGCCAAAGTTTATCTGGTTCGAAGATGATTCCGGATCATGCGACACTGATTCATTATAAAGAGTTGTTTGATACGTCGAAAAGTGATTATTTAATTTGGTATGCAAACTCACTTAAAATTTCTACACTCACGATGATTTTTTCCGTTATTTTAGTCAGTTTGACGGCGTATTCGTTTTCGCGTTATCGCTTTGTTGGACGACAAAACGGGTTAATAACGTTTTTAGTTTTGCAAATGATTCCGAACTTTGCTGCATTAATTGCGATTTATGTGCTTGGGTTGCTTACGAAGTTAATTGATACACATCTTGGGTTGATTCTTGTATATGTTGGTGGGGCAATTCCGATGAATACGTGGTTGATGAAAGGATATTTAGATACGATTCCGAAAGAATTAGATGAATCAGCCCGTATTGACGGGGCAGGGCATTTACGCATTTTCTTTCAAATTATTATGCCGCTGGCAAAACCGATTATCGCTGTCATTGCGCTCTTTACATTCATCGCGCCGTTCGGTGATTTTATTTTAGCGAGTGTTTTATTGCGAAGCAAGGAAAAATATACGTTGGCGGTCGGGCTGTATGATTTAGTCGCAAAACAGTTTGGGAATGAATTTACGACTTTTGCTGCTGGTTCTGTTCTTATTGCACTACCTATCGCCATTCTCTTCCTTTCATTCCAAAAATATTTTATATCAGGCTTAACCGCAGGAGGGACAAAAGGATGA
- a CDS encoding helix-turn-helix domain-containing protein, which yields MYISFFVPPFPTFVKGGEAVFAKGKKHFRRTFTVFDLLYVKKGCLYMMEGDTFFEVREGEYVILVPEREHYGNRECMEDTLFVWLHFMIDQYKFVEKEGVGWHDLIQREATYVEAAQYVFHIPQHGKVQQKERIEQLLGNIVDLNEHSAPDHPLRQQLYFSEFLLQLQKQALHIPTASEKVCAEAIQYIQAHYHEPFDMKILAQSLCFHPDYITRCMQKTLGMSAIQYVHYFRLSKAKKKLSETNDTIDAIAKQVGFEDGAYFSRLFKKVEGITPTEYRRIVHRT from the coding sequence ATGTATATTTCATTTTTCGTTCCGCCATTCCCCACGTTTGTTAAAGGTGGAGAAGCAGTATTCGCAAAAGGAAAAAAACATTTTCGGCGGACGTTTACGGTGTTTGATTTGTTGTATGTGAAAAAAGGCTGTTTATATATGATGGAAGGGGATACTTTTTTCGAAGTTAGAGAGGGGGAGTACGTCATTTTAGTTCCTGAGCGAGAGCATTATGGGAATCGTGAATGTATGGAAGATACATTGTTTGTATGGCTTCATTTCATGATCGATCAATATAAATTTGTGGAAAAGGAGGGAGTAGGTTGGCACGATCTTATTCAGCGCGAGGCGACGTATGTGGAAGCGGCACAATATGTATTTCATATTCCGCAGCACGGAAAAGTGCAGCAAAAGGAGAGAATCGAACAGCTACTCGGGAACATTGTCGATTTAAACGAGCATAGCGCGCCTGATCATCCGTTGAGGCAACAACTCTATTTTTCTGAATTTCTTTTACAGCTGCAAAAGCAGGCGCTCCACATTCCGACGGCATCAGAAAAAGTGTGTGCGGAAGCGATTCAATATATTCAAGCTCATTACCATGAACCGTTTGACATGAAAATACTTGCTCAGTCGTTGTGCTTTCATCCAGACTATATTACACGCTGCATGCAAAAAACGTTAGGAATGAGCGCCATTCAGTACGTACACTATTTTCGGCTTAGCAAAGCGAAAAAAAAGCTTTCAGAAACGAACGACACGATTGATGCGATCGCCAAGCAAGTAGGATTTGAAGACGGGGCCTATTTCTCGCGTTTATTCAAAAAAGTGGAAGGAATTACACCGACCGAATATCGCCGTATCGTCCATCGAACATAA
- a CDS encoding alpha-amylase family glycosyl hydrolase, whose protein sequence is MPAHAADKRTWQDESIYFIMVDRFNNGNPQNDQDVNVNDPRAYHGGDLQGIIDKLDYIKSMGFTAIWLTPIFKNEPGGYHGYWISDFYKVDPHFGTLSDLKRLVKEAHKRDMKVILDFVVNHTGPHHPWLNDPTKKDWFHEKKDIFNWTDQTEVENGWLFGLPDLAQENPEVKRYLIDAAKWWIQQTDIDGYRLDTVKHVPKSFWKDFSNEVKSVKKDFFLLGEVWHDDPRYIADYGKYGIDGFLDFPFYQEASKIFSKSDQSLEPLYNVWRRNETFYERPYLLGTFLDNHDTVRFTRLALENRQNPIKRIKLGLTYLFSAPGIPIMYYGTEIGLDGGKDPDNRRLMNFRTDQEIIDYIKKIGELRKQLPSLRRGDFTLLYEKNGMAVFKRTYHDQTAVIAINNTNKTAKAHITNEQLETGKELRGLLADDLVRSDKNGYDIILNRETAEIYVLGKKTGLNVPFISAIIAVYVLFGLFLYYVKKRPQARG, encoded by the coding sequence ATGCCAGCACATGCAGCAGATAAGCGAACGTGGCAAGATGAAAGTATTTACTTTATCATGGTCGACCGCTTCAATAACGGCAATCCGCAAAACGACCAAGACGTGAACGTCAACGACCCGAGAGCGTATCATGGTGGCGATTTGCAAGGAATTATCGATAAGCTTGACTACATAAAATCGATGGGGTTTACTGCCATCTGGCTAACTCCAATTTTTAAAAATGAACCGGGTGGCTATCATGGTTACTGGATTTCCGATTTTTATAAAGTCGATCCGCATTTTGGCACGCTAAGCGACTTAAAAAGATTAGTGAAAGAAGCCCATAAACGCGATATGAAAGTCATTTTAGATTTTGTTGTCAACCATACAGGACCTCATCATCCATGGCTAAATGATCCAACGAAAAAAGATTGGTTTCATGAGAAAAAAGACATTTTCAACTGGACCGATCAAACCGAAGTAGAAAACGGCTGGCTGTTTGGTCTGCCTGACTTAGCGCAAGAAAATCCGGAAGTGAAACGTTATTTAATCGATGCTGCGAAGTGGTGGATTCAGCAGACAGACATCGATGGCTATCGTTTGGATACAGTGAAGCACGTACCTAAATCGTTCTGGAAAGACTTTTCGAACGAAGTCAAATCCGTCAAAAAAGATTTCTTTTTGCTTGGTGAGGTATGGCATGACGACCCTCGGTATATTGCGGATTACGGGAAATACGGTATCGATGGTTTTCTCGATTTTCCATTTTATCAAGAAGCGTCAAAAATTTTCAGCAAATCTGACCAATCGTTGGAACCGTTGTATAACGTTTGGCGAAGAAATGAAACGTTTTATGAACGACCGTATTTGCTTGGCACCTTTTTAGACAACCATGACACCGTCCGTTTCACGAGGCTGGCGCTCGAAAACCGGCAAAATCCGATCAAGCGAATTAAGCTTGGATTGACGTACTTGTTTTCCGCACCAGGTATCCCAATCATGTATTATGGCACAGAAATTGGGCTGGATGGAGGAAAAGACCCAGACAATCGGCGATTGATGAATTTCCGCACCGACCAAGAAATCATTGATTATATAAAGAAAATAGGAGAATTGCGAAAACAGCTGCCGTCATTGCGGCGCGGCGATTTTACGTTGCTTTATGAGAAAAACGGAATGGCAGTGTTCAAACGGACGTATCATGACCAAACCGCTGTTATTGCGATTAACAATACAAACAAAACGGCTAAAGCGCACATTACAAACGAGCAGTTAGAAACAGGAAAAGAATTGCGTGGATTGTTGGCAGATGATTTAGTGCGAAGCGATAAAAACGGGTATGATATTATTTTGAATCGGGAAACGGCGGAAATTTATGTGTTAGGAAAAAAGACGGGGCTAAACGTTCCGTTTATTAGTGCGATAATTGCTGTGTATGTGTTGTTTGGATTGTTTTTATACTATGTAAAAAAGAGGCCACAAGCTAGGGGGTGA
- a CDS encoding extracellular solute-binding protein produces MKKAVSIFSSLALMTGVLAGCGPDKETTETKTSEKKTTTAENGMPPKPEKLIVWEDVKRGVALEPAIKAFEEKYGIKVEYKEVEMATKQRDQLRLDGPAGTGPDVITVPHDQIGQLVTEGLIREINVDQSVLDTFTESSLKAETYNGKLYGLPKAVETPVFIYNKKLMDKAPATMDELYQFSKDFTKGGKYGFLALWDNFYFAHGIIAGMGGYVFKDNNGTLDPKDIGLNNDGAVKGTEYIQKWYKELFPKGIIGENGGSTMDGLFNEGKVASVMNGPWAFQGMRDAGIDIGVAPMPTLPNGEHVKTFMGVKGWHVSAFSKNPEWATKLIEFLTNEENAKKRFELTKEIPPVKSLINDPLIANDEGAKAVAIQSQYAVPMPNIPEMAEVWGPMATALQLVANQKTEPKKALDEAVKTIKTNIETNHPSK; encoded by the coding sequence ATGAAAAAAGCAGTATCTATTTTCTCGTCACTTGCTTTAATGACCGGAGTTCTGGCAGGTTGTGGTCCTGACAAGGAGACAACAGAGACGAAAACCAGTGAAAAGAAAACAACTACGGCAGAAAACGGAATGCCGCCAAAGCCAGAAAAACTGATCGTTTGGGAAGATGTGAAGCGCGGTGTTGCATTGGAACCGGCGATTAAAGCATTTGAAGAAAAGTATGGGATTAAAGTAGAGTACAAAGAAGTTGAAATGGCAACGAAGCAACGGGACCAACTTCGCTTAGACGGACCAGCGGGAACAGGGCCAGACGTTATCACTGTGCCTCATGACCAAATTGGTCAGCTTGTGACAGAAGGATTAATTCGTGAAATTAACGTCGACCAATCAGTATTGGATACGTTCACAGAATCATCGCTGAAAGCAGAAACTTATAACGGGAAACTCTATGGGTTGCCGAAAGCAGTAGAAACACCTGTATTTATTTATAATAAAAAACTTATGGATAAAGCGCCGGCAACGATGGATGAGCTATACCAATTTTCGAAAGATTTTACCAAAGGAGGTAAATATGGGTTTTTAGCACTTTGGGATAACTTCTACTTTGCACACGGGATTATCGCTGGAATGGGCGGCTATGTGTTCAAAGATAACAACGGTACACTAGATCCGAAAGATATCGGCTTAAATAATGATGGGGCTGTAAAAGGAACAGAGTACATTCAAAAATGGTATAAAGAGCTGTTCCCGAAAGGAATTATCGGGGAAAATGGTGGCTCGACGATGGATGGATTGTTTAATGAAGGAAAAGTGGCTTCTGTTATGAACGGTCCGTGGGCTTTCCAAGGGATGCGCGATGCAGGAATCGATATTGGAGTAGCGCCAATGCCGACATTACCGAACGGCGAACATGTGAAAACATTCATGGGCGTTAAAGGCTGGCATGTATCTGCCTTTTCAAAAAATCCAGAGTGGGCAACGAAACTAATTGAGTTCCTTACAAATGAAGAAAATGCGAAAAAACGGTTTGAATTAACAAAAGAAATTCCACCAGTGAAATCGTTAATTAACGATCCGCTAATTGCAAATGACGAAGGAGCAAAAGCGGTAGCTATTCAATCGCAATATGCAGTTCCAATGCCAAATATTCCAGAAATGGCGGAAGTATGGGGACCGATGGCAACTGCCCTTCAGCTTGTCGCGAACCAAAAGACAGAACCGAAAAAGGCGTTGGATGAAGCGGTAAAAACGATCAAAACGAACATTGAAACAAATCATCCAAGCAAGTAG
- a CDS encoding MATE family efflux transporter — MIKERKWPLFSLTWPIFIETLLYMLMGNADTLMLSQYSDGSVAAVGVANQIVFLVIVMFEFIAMGTAILTAQYVGAKDEKRATEVSLVSITANFLFSFFLSILLWLFGKPLLYAMKLPNELLDEAYAYLSIVGGFLFIQALIMTIGAILKSYGYTRDTMYVTIGMNILNVIGNYLFIFGPFGIPVLGVRGVAISTTVSRIIALIVIFLLFVKRTKLSFSPSQLLSLPFYHVRHLLKIGIPSAGEHLAYNTAQMLITYFITWIGTEALTTRVYTQNMMMFVWVFGIAISQGTQILVGHFVGAKQYDDAYAQCLKSLRSAIVVSILMSSVCFAFADSLFSLFTTNKHIIETGKRLLLLTIILEPGRSFNLVIINSLRAAGDVKFPVYMGILSMWGVSVTASYVLGIYFELGLIGIWISFIADEWLRGLFMLWRWRSKTWQTKSFVHHHLGTA, encoded by the coding sequence ATGATAAAAGAAAGGAAATGGCCGTTGTTCTCGCTAACATGGCCCATATTTATTGAAACGTTATTATATATGCTGATGGGGAATGCGGATACCCTTATGCTTAGCCAATACTCGGACGGTTCCGTTGCTGCTGTTGGCGTTGCTAACCAAATTGTATTCCTTGTCATCGTCATGTTTGAATTTATCGCCATGGGAACAGCCATCTTAACTGCCCAATACGTTGGAGCAAAAGATGAGAAACGTGCGACGGAAGTATCACTCGTATCGATCACCGCTAATTTTCTATTCAGCTTTTTCCTAAGCATACTGCTTTGGTTATTCGGAAAACCGTTGCTATATGCAATGAAACTGCCAAATGAACTGTTAGACGAAGCATACGCGTATTTAAGCATCGTCGGCGGCTTTTTATTTATTCAAGCGCTCATTATGACCATTGGAGCGATTTTAAAAAGCTACGGATACACCCGTGACACGATGTACGTGACAATTGGCATGAACATTTTAAATGTCATCGGAAACTATCTTTTTATTTTCGGACCGTTTGGAATCCCAGTGTTAGGTGTCAGAGGAGTAGCGATTTCGACAACGGTAAGCCGGATCATCGCGCTTATTGTCATTTTTCTTCTATTCGTGAAGCGAACGAAGCTCTCCTTCTCACCATCGCAACTGTTGTCTTTGCCGTTCTATCACGTTCGTCACTTATTGAAAATCGGCATCCCTTCGGCAGGGGAACATTTGGCGTACAATACTGCTCAAATGCTTATTACGTACTTTATTACTTGGATCGGCACAGAAGCATTGACGACAAGAGTTTATACACAAAACATGATGATGTTTGTCTGGGTGTTTGGAATCGCAATCAGCCAAGGAACGCAAATTCTCGTGGGTCATTTTGTCGGTGCAAAGCAATATGACGATGCATACGCACAATGTTTAAAAAGTTTACGTAGTGCAATCGTCGTTTCTATTTTGATGTCATCGGTATGTTTTGCATTCGCTGATTCTCTTTTTTCATTGTTTACAACGAACAAACATATTATCGAAACAGGAAAAAGGTTGTTATTGCTAACGATCATTTTAGAGCCAGGACGTTCATTTAACCTTGTCATCATCAACTCGCTCCGAGCCGCAGGCGACGTTAAATTCCCTGTGTATATGGGAATTTTATCGATGTGGGGCGTTAGCGTCACTGCTTCTTATGTACTCGGCATATATTTCGAACTTGGTCTTATCGGCATATGGATTTCCTTTATCGCCGACGAATGGCTACGCGGACTTTTCATGTTATGGCGCTGGCGCTCTAAAACTTGGCAAACGAAATCGTTCGTGCACCACCATCTAGGAACAGCTTAA
- the asnB gene encoding asparagine synthase (glutamine-hydrolyzing): protein MCGITGWVDFQRNIQTEKKTLHKMTETLAKRGPDDTNYWLVEHAAFGHKRLVVVDPKGGVQPMTRKKDGYAYTICYNGELYNTEDIRKELVKRGYTFQGHSDTEVLLMSYIEWQEQCVDYLNGIFAFAIWDERREQLFLARDRLGVKPLFYRHDGRQLLFASEIKAILAHPDVKTMVDREGLAEVFGLGPSRTPGHGVFCGISELRPAHAMRYAREGINVWRYWNVQSGIHRDTIEETVERVRFLLTDAVTRQLVSDVPVCTFLSGGVDSSAITAIAANVFAKEGKGSLHTYSIDYEGNDHYFQANDFQPNADGPWIEKMSHTFGTIHHRCTISQHELADYLTEAVIVRDLPGMADIDSSLLWFCRQIKKDFVVSLSGECADEIFGGYPWFYRPDDLARNGFPWMRSTEARIGLLKEKWQQKLQLDEYVQARFQETVAEVPRFEGESAVEAKRRELFYLNMIWFMTTLLDRKDRMSMGASLEVRVPFADHRLVEYVWNIPWEMKMYGNREKGILRKALEGLLPQEVLYRKKSPYPKTHHPLYTELVKARLTDRLTDRSSVLYEFFEVKKLNEIIETGGKSFQAPWFGQLMTGPQLLAYLCQVHDWFEHYGVNIKE, encoded by the coding sequence ATGTGTGGAATCACCGGTTGGGTAGATTTCCAACGGAATATACAAACAGAAAAAAAAACGCTTCATAAAATGACGGAAACATTGGCAAAGCGTGGTCCAGACGATACAAACTACTGGTTGGTGGAACATGCGGCGTTTGGGCATAAACGGCTTGTCGTGGTAGATCCAAAGGGTGGCGTTCAGCCGATGACTAGGAAAAAAGACGGCTACGCATATACGATTTGTTATAACGGAGAGTTGTATAATACCGAAGATATTCGCAAAGAACTAGTGAAGAGAGGCTACACGTTTCAAGGGCACTCAGATACGGAAGTGTTGCTGATGTCTTACATCGAATGGCAAGAACAATGTGTCGACTATTTAAACGGCATTTTTGCGTTTGCGATTTGGGATGAACGGCGTGAACAGTTATTTTTGGCGCGCGATCGGCTCGGGGTAAAACCGTTATTTTATCGGCATGACGGTCGGCAGTTATTATTTGCTTCTGAAATAAAAGCGATTTTAGCGCATCCGGACGTAAAGACGATGGTCGATCGGGAAGGGCTGGCAGAGGTGTTTGGATTAGGACCGTCAAGGACGCCAGGACATGGGGTGTTTTGCGGGATTAGTGAGCTGCGCCCAGCCCACGCCATGCGTTACGCTCGTGAAGGAATTAACGTGTGGCGATATTGGAATGTGCAAAGTGGCATTCACCGCGATACGATAGAAGAAACGGTGGAACGAGTCCGTTTTTTGTTGACGGATGCAGTCACACGACAGCTTGTATCCGATGTCCCAGTATGTACTTTTTTATCTGGTGGAGTAGATTCAAGCGCCATTACAGCGATTGCTGCGAATGTGTTTGCGAAAGAGGGGAAAGGCTCGCTCCATACGTATTCAATTGACTATGAAGGGAATGACCATTATTTCCAAGCGAACGACTTTCAGCCAAACGCGGACGGTCCGTGGATTGAGAAAATGTCCCACACGTTTGGAACGATTCATCACCGCTGTACGATTTCACAGCACGAGTTAGCTGATTATTTAACGGAGGCAGTCATCGTCCGTGATTTGCCGGGAATGGCTGATATTGATTCGTCGCTTCTTTGGTTTTGTCGGCAAATCAAAAAAGATTTTGTCGTGAGTTTATCGGGAGAATGCGCGGATGAAATTTTTGGTGGATACCCATGGTTTTACCGCCCAGACGATTTAGCGCGAAACGGATTTCCGTGGATGCGGTCAACAGAAGCGCGCATAGGGTTATTAAAAGAAAAATGGCAACAAAAGCTACAACTAGATGAATATGTCCAAGCGCGTTTTCAAGAAACGGTGGCGGAAGTGCCGCGGTTTGAAGGGGAAAGCGCTGTGGAGGCGAAGCGCCGCGAGCTATTTTACTTAAACATGATTTGGTTTATGACGACGCTTTTAGATCGAAAAGACCGGATGAGCATGGGCGCAAGTTTGGAAGTACGCGTTCCGTTTGCCGATCATCGGCTTGTTGAATATGTCTGGAATATTCCATGGGAGATGAAAATGTATGGAAATCGGGAGAAGGGAATATTGCGAAAAGCGCTAGAAGGATTGTTGCCACAAGAAGTGTTATATCGGAAGAAAAGCCCTTACCCAAAAACACACCATCCGCTTTATACGGAACTTGTAAAGGCAAGGCTAACGGATCGATTAACTGACAGGTCCTCTGTCTTATACGAATTTTTTGAAGTGAAAAAACTAAACGAAATAATTGAAACAGGGGGAAAATCTTTTCAAGCCCCGTGGTTTGGGCAATTAATGACCGGTCCGCAACTATTGGCGTACTTATGCCAAGTGCATGATTGGTTTGAGCACTACGGTGTGAATATTAAAGAGTAA